A window from Nitrosopumilus sp. encodes these proteins:
- a CDS encoding 50S ribosomal protein L30, translated as MVNAYLVVRIKGQADCPYWATTTMTLLKLDKKYRATILPAKDNTLGMLRKVQHYIAWVELDASLAKELIDKKARKGGYQKITADDLKELGFESSEALAKALSEGKATLSKLKPLKPWFALSPPRFGFKRSTKRLYGEKGVLGQNKELGNLVRNMI; from the coding sequence ATGGTAAATGCATATCTTGTAGTTAGAATAAAGGGTCAAGCTGATTGTCCATACTGGGCCACAACTACTATGACTTTATTAAAATTGGATAAAAAATATCGTGCAACAATTTTGCCTGCAAAAGATAATACTTTAGGAATGCTAAGAAAAGTACAACATTACATTGCCTGGGTTGAACTTGATGCCTCTTTGGCAAAAGAGTTGATTGACAAAAAAGCAAGAAAAGGTGGCTATCAAAAGATCACTGCAGATGACCTAAAAGAACTTGGTTTTGAAAGTTCTGAAGCACTGGCAAAAGCTTTGTCTGAAGGAAAAGCAACCCTATCAAAATTAAAACCTCTAAAACCTTGGTTTGCTCTTTCACCACCAAGATTTGGATTCAAAAGAAGTACAAAGAGATTGTATGGAGAGAAAGGTGTTCTTGGACAAAACAAAGAACTTGGCAATTTAGTAAGGAATATGATATAA
- a CDS encoding 30S ribosomal protein S5 codes for MSQTTQSKGGQRGRGPPVYGRGPPGGAKGGDRPRRPRREPEEEAWVPKTILGQKVASGEIESLEEIIELGLRIQEAGIIKKLLPDLKSEVVDVGIIQKMTSNGQSTRFKAIVATGNENGYLGIGQGKSKQMRIAIEKATNQAYLNVNPIKMGCGSWECRCDQKHSVPFKVRGKGGSVTIEIIPAPRGLGLVAGGKIKRLLELAGLKDAWTTAKGSTPTMNSTSKAILDCLRQTFSQG; via the coding sequence ATGAGCCAGACAACACAATCTAAAGGGGGTCAACGAGGTAGAGGTCCACCTGTATATGGAAGAGGTCCTCCAGGTGGAGCAAAAGGTGGCGACCGACCAAGAAGACCAAGAAGAGAACCAGAAGAAGAAGCTTGGGTTCCAAAAACCATATTAGGCCAAAAAGTTGCATCAGGTGAAATCGAATCATTAGAAGAAATTATAGAATTAGGATTAAGAATTCAAGAAGCAGGAATAATTAAGAAATTACTTCCTGATTTGAAAAGTGAAGTTGTAGATGTTGGAATTATTCAAAAAATGACTTCTAATGGACAATCAACTAGATTCAAAGCCATTGTTGCAACTGGAAATGAAAATGGTTACTTAGGAATTGGTCAAGGAAAATCAAAACAAATGAGAATTGCTATTGAAAAAGCAACAAATCAAGCTTATCTTAATGTCAACCCAATCAAAATGGGATGCGGTAGTTGGGAATGTAGATGTGATCAAAAACATTCGGTACCGTTTAAAGTTAGAGGAAAAGGTGGTAGCGTTACAATTGAAATTATTCCTGCACCCCGTGGATTGGGTCTAGTTGCAGGTGGTAAAATTAAACGATTATTGGAATTAGCAGGTCTAAAGGATGCATGGACTACAGCAAAAGGTTCTACTCCTACCATGAATTCTACTTCAAAGGCTATATTGGATTGTCTTAGGCAGACATTTAGTCAAGGTTGA
- a CDS encoding 50S ribosomal protein L18, whose amino-acid sequence MAYSKILRRLREEKTNYKKRGTMLMGKRDFITVNITNENTQVQILKPGMTGDTVIASAHSRSLLEKGWKGSRKSIPAAYLTGFLAGKKALGKGAKDAILYTGTKRYTQRVAAALKGVVDAGIKVPTDEKTFPADERINGEHLTVKNEISKIKSSIESEVK is encoded by the coding sequence ATGGCTTATTCGAAAATATTACGCAGATTAAGGGAGGAAAAGACCAATTATAAGAAACGTGGAACCATGTTGATGGGTAAACGTGATTTTATCACTGTAAACATTACTAATGAAAATACTCAAGTTCAAATTCTCAAGCCTGGAATGACTGGTGACACAGTAATTGCGTCTGCACATTCTAGATCTTTACTTGAGAAAGGATGGAAAGGTTCCAGAAAAAGTATCCCTGCAGCATATCTTACAGGATTTTTGGCTGGCAAGAAAGCATTAGGTAAAGGAGCAAAAGATGCAATTCTATACACCGGAACTAAAAGATATACTCAAAGAGTTGCAGCTGCTCTCAAAGGGGTAGTTGATGCAGGCATTAAGGTTCCAACAGATGAAAAAACATTTCCAGCCGATGAGCGAATAAACGGCGAACATCTTACTGTTAAAAATGAAATTTCAAAAATAAAATCCTCAATTGAAAGTGAGGTCAAGTAG
- the argF gene encoding ornithine carbamoyltransferase has translation MKLKTKDLLTLGELTPKEFSGLIDLSLKLKKEFKEGKCKSLLKNKTLAMIFQKPSTRTRVSFETGMFQLGGHAINLSSNDMQLSRGESVEDTAKTLSRYSDCIMARVYDHELLINLSKHSSIPVINGLSDSFHPCQILADFMTIKEKKKNLKKLKIAWIGDGNNVCNSMIYGAALSGIEMSIATPKGFEPDKIVIKESKKSTNIELTTYPFIATKNADVVVTDTYSSIHNSDPKRIKKFLPKFQVNSKLMNSAKNNAIFLHCLPAKREQEVTSSVIDGPQSVVWDEAENRLHTQKALLASIIHA, from the coding sequence ATGAAACTCAAAACAAAAGATTTACTCACTTTAGGTGAACTGACCCCAAAGGAATTTTCAGGATTAATTGATCTTTCCCTTAAACTTAAAAAAGAATTCAAAGAAGGCAAATGTAAATCTCTTTTAAAGAATAAGACACTGGCAATGATCTTTCAAAAACCGTCTACTCGAACACGTGTAAGTTTTGAAACAGGAATGTTCCAATTAGGTGGACATGCAATTAATTTGTCATCTAATGACATGCAACTATCTAGAGGTGAATCCGTTGAAGACACTGCAAAAACTCTTTCACGATATTCTGATTGTATAATGGCACGAGTTTACGATCATGAATTACTAATTAATTTATCAAAACACTCAAGCATTCCTGTGATAAATGGATTATCTGATTCTTTTCATCCTTGTCAAATCTTGGCTGATTTTATGACAATAAAAGAAAAAAAGAAAAATCTCAAAAAATTAAAAATTGCCTGGATTGGAGATGGTAACAATGTGTGTAACTCTATGATTTATGGTGCTGCCTTATCTGGAATTGAAATGTCAATTGCAACTCCAAAAGGTTTTGAACCTGACAAGATAGTAATCAAAGAATCTAAAAAATCAACTAACATTGAACTAACTACATATCCATTTATTGCAACTAAAAATGCTGATGTGGTTGTAACTGACACTTATTCTTCAATTCATAACAGTGATCCAAAACGAATCAAAAAATTTCTTCCAAAATTTCAAGTCAACTCTAAATTAATGAACAGTGCAAAGAACAATGCGATCTTTTTGCATTGCCTTCCTGCAAAGAGGGAACAAGAAGTTACATCATCTGTAATTGATGGACCTCAATCTGTTGTCTGGGATGAAGCAGAAAATCGTCTTCATACTCAAAAGGCTTTACTTGCTTCCATAATTCACGCTTAA
- the ftsY gene encoding signal recognition particle-docking protein FtsY, protein MFDKLRKAFSNAAKSLGEKELNEKDVENILFDLEIALLESDVATEIIDSIKSDLKEKLIGSKVEKNQIEKFVKDSLISSISVLFDSAGKINLFEKINEKKKLGQPFLILFVGINGTGKTTSLAKIAYLLQQAKYSVVVAAADTFRAGAIEQLREHTNRLNLKLVAQNYESDPAAVARDAVLYAKSHKTDCVLIDTAGRMQTSKNLMEQIGKITKVVNPDMKIFVGDSLAGNDTVNQAREFYEHVKFNGSILTKGDADAKGGAALSIVKITSTPILFVGVGQEYPDLIPFDKEIFLKTVFGSFDGIDITKSVGLAPEPKPEPKPEPKPEPKPEPKPEPKPEPKPEPEPKPEPKPEPKPEPKPEPEPKPEPKPEPKPEPKPEPKPEPKPEPKPEPEPVVSSDDPFEGINDDDIATYSDLFDIPPPDNDNDAIQLGHKIREWIKNGRQKPGESKVEKVDDTLDSDEEIQKHDKEEKPKKKRGIFGFFKK, encoded by the coding sequence ATGTTTGATAAACTTCGTAAAGCATTTTCTAATGCGGCGAAAAGTCTTGGAGAAAAAGAGCTCAATGAAAAAGATGTTGAGAACATTCTATTTGACTTAGAAATAGCACTCTTAGAATCGGATGTAGCAACTGAAATAATAGATTCCATTAAATCAGATCTAAAAGAAAAATTAATTGGCTCAAAAGTAGAAAAGAATCAAATTGAAAAATTTGTTAAAGATAGTTTAATTTCAAGTATCTCTGTTTTGTTTGATAGTGCAGGAAAAATTAATCTCTTTGAAAAAATTAATGAAAAAAAGAAATTAGGACAACCTTTTTTGATTTTGTTTGTTGGAATTAATGGAACTGGTAAAACCACGTCTTTAGCAAAAATTGCATATCTTTTACAACAAGCAAAATATTCAGTAGTAGTAGCTGCTGCAGATACTTTTCGTGCTGGTGCAATAGAACAATTACGAGAACACACAAACCGTCTTAATCTAAAACTTGTTGCTCAAAATTATGAATCAGATCCAGCTGCAGTAGCTCGAGATGCAGTACTATATGCAAAATCTCACAAAACAGACTGTGTTTTAATTGATACTGCAGGAAGGATGCAAACGAGCAAAAACCTGATGGAACAAATTGGAAAGATTACCAAAGTCGTAAACCCTGACATGAAGATTTTTGTTGGTGATTCTTTAGCTGGAAACGATACTGTAAATCAAGCACGTGAATTTTATGAACATGTAAAATTCAATGGCTCTATTCTAACTAAAGGTGATGCTGATGCAAAAGGTGGTGCAGCGTTATCGATAGTAAAAATTACTTCGACTCCTATTCTTTTTGTAGGTGTTGGACAGGAATATCCTGATCTAATTCCATTTGACAAGGAAATATTTTTGAAAACTGTTTTTGGTTCATTTGATGGTATAGACATAACCAAGTCCGTTGGGTTAGCACCAGAACCAAAACCAGAACCAAAACCAGAACCAAAACCAGAACCAAAACCAGAACCAAAACCAGAACCAAAACCAGAACCAAAACCAGAACCAGAACCAAAACCAGAACCAAAACCAGAACCAAAACCAGAACCAAAACCAGAACCAGAACCAAAACCAGAACCAAAACCAGAACCAAAACCAGAACCAAAACCAGAACCAAAACCAGAACCAAAACCAGAACCAAAACCAGAACCAGAACCCGTTGTTTCCTCAGATGATCCCTTTGAAGGAATCAATGATGATGATATTGCAACTTATTCAGATCTATTTGATATACCTCCACCTGATAATGACAATGATGCAATACAATTAGGACATAAAATTCGTGAGTGGATTAAGAATGGCAGACAAAAGCCTGGAGAATCTAAAGTTGAAAAAGTTGATGATACACTTGACTCTGATGAAGAGATTCAAAAACATGATAAAGAAGAAAAACCTAAAAAGAAACGAGGCATATTTGGATTCTTTAAGAAATGA
- the pfdA gene encoding prefoldin subunit alpha — protein sequence MSEEQAEQLMQQMQMLETYFSDLSQREASFVNIFRETVAAIESIKSLSQKPESETLVPIGMGAYLPTKISSNSKIILNIGAGVAVEKDFPSAINFLEARVKEIEIAINDTSAKKQDAAGRLEQGRIQINQLMQSISPPNSG from the coding sequence ATGAGTGAAGAACAGGCTGAACAATTGATGCAACAAATGCAAATGCTTGAAACCTATTTTTCTGATTTGTCTCAAAGAGAAGCATCTTTTGTGAATATCTTCAGAGAAACAGTTGCTGCCATTGAATCAATTAAATCTCTTAGTCAGAAACCTGAATCTGAAACCCTTGTTCCAATTGGAATGGGTGCATATCTTCCTACAAAAATTTCATCAAACTCCAAAATTATTTTGAATATTGGTGCAGGTGTTGCAGTGGAAAAAGATTTTCCTTCAGCGATTAATTTTCTTGAAGCACGAGTAAAAGAAATTGAGATTGCTATCAATGACACTTCTGCAAAAAAACAAGATGCCGCAGGGCGTTTAGAACAAGGACGAATTCAAATTAATCAATTAATGCAATCTATATCTCCTCCAAATTCAGGATAA
- a CDS encoding superoxide dismutase, with the protein MGKYTLPKMPYAYGDLEPHIDAKTMEIHHTKHHQAYTDKLNAALEACPSEIQEKDILDILSNISTVPDAQRGAVNFNGGGFDNHRLFWNNMKPSGGGEPGGSIADAIKDSFGSFSDFKEKFSSTTAVIQGSGWGWLVYNPSSKKVEYKSMPNQTSPRTEGLIPLLGCDVWEHAYYLHYQNKRPDYIKAWWNVVNWDEVEKRFSQAK; encoded by the coding sequence ATGGGAAAATACACTCTTCCTAAAATGCCATATGCTTATGGTGACCTAGAACCTCACATTGATGCAAAAACTATGGAGATTCATCATACAAAACACCATCAAGCATACACTGACAAACTAAATGCAGCTCTTGAAGCATGTCCATCTGAGATTCAAGAAAAAGATATACTTGACATTTTGTCTAATATCTCAACAGTTCCAGATGCCCAAAGAGGTGCAGTTAATTTCAATGGTGGTGGATTTGATAACCACAGGCTATTTTGGAATAACATGAAACCAAGTGGAGGCGGAGAACCTGGAGGTTCAATTGCAGATGCAATTAAAGATTCCTTTGGAAGCTTTTCTGACTTCAAAGAGAAATTTTCATCCACTACAGCAGTAATTCAAGGTAGTGGTTGGGGATGGTTAGTATACAATCCTTCTTCAAAAAAGGTTGAATACAAATCAATGCCAAACCAAACAAGTCCAAGAACTGAAGGTCTTATTCCTTTGTTGGGCTGTGATGTTTGGGAGCATGCATACTATCTTCATTACCAAAACAAAAGACCAGATTACATCAAGGCATGGTGGAATGTGGTTAATTGGGATGAAGTAGAAAAGAGATTCTCACAAGCAAAATAA
- a CDS encoding S8 family serine peptidase — MKSLVFFFLAIVLSGVFALSHTFQSENEIRTYLQQSVPFVGTDIPRIDGIDGSGVKIAVIDTGVDFNHPDLFGWGPDGKVIGGFNFIHENDLPIDTNGHGTQVAGVIAADGEIKGIAPKAKILAYKVSENGEGVSADLIIKAIMRAIEDDADIINISLGVNKTNASIDRAVNHALQKEIFVVTAAGNDGPALKTIGSPGKNFGSITVGASYNNLTSSMVATLEIDEKPYTVIPLVGSPKLEEPVTGKLIFANYGKINDFKDMDVKDAVVIVERGSDVKGELLYFSIKENNAANAGAKALIVYNNEPGFFLGELIHEFIEPEYKPRIPVVSIDRDDGLEIKESIDNTTNATLNLFYNPDFVTHFSSRGSVSPFYIKPDLVAPGAYINTTQNNGGYNFTSGTSYAAPHVSGAAALLIQKNPQLHHHELKSILLTTSKPVSDAYENEFSINDAGSGRLDIGNAYTAKLIIMPPNFVVNMSSDKLVAEQQLELKLIGGTLDNLEVGFEGPEFIKFAHFLEANTLQIKMNMIGENFGDHEGKIIIKHENTRYTIPFLLHYTPGSVSVTQQDQKLFFEINHPEKWNFAKISVINSKDGKTETTTTTPFKKTSIKIHENAEYWIDAKIRVGENSSDAYNTIEISSILENHNPLNMISLPEKQITIIAGIIGVIGIIGLVKRR; from the coding sequence GTGAAATCATTAGTATTTTTTTTTCTAGCGATAGTATTATCAGGAGTTTTTGCTTTATCTCATACTTTTCAGTCTGAAAATGAAATTCGTACATATTTACAGCAAAGTGTACCATTTGTTGGAACAGATATCCCCAGAATAGATGGGATAGATGGATCTGGAGTCAAAATCGCAGTAATAGATACAGGTGTAGACTTTAATCATCCAGATTTGTTCGGGTGGGGTCCTGATGGTAAAGTTATCGGGGGTTTCAACTTTATCCATGAAAATGATCTACCAATAGATACAAACGGTCATGGTACTCAAGTGGCAGGAGTAATTGCAGCTGATGGTGAAATTAAAGGGATAGCACCTAAGGCAAAGATTCTTGCGTATAAAGTTTCAGAAAATGGTGAAGGTGTATCTGCAGATTTAATCATAAAAGCAATCATGAGAGCAATAGAAGATGATGCAGACATCATCAATATTAGTTTGGGAGTAAACAAAACTAATGCGTCAATTGATCGTGCAGTTAATCATGCACTGCAAAAAGAAATTTTTGTTGTAACTGCAGCAGGAAATGATGGACCAGCATTAAAAACAATTGGCAGTCCAGGTAAAAATTTTGGTTCAATTACAGTTGGCGCTTCATATAACAATCTTACTTCTAGTATGGTTGCAACATTGGAAATTGATGAAAAACCATATACTGTGATTCCTTTGGTTGGCTCTCCAAAACTAGAAGAACCAGTTACTGGAAAATTGATTTTTGCAAATTATGGAAAGATAAATGACTTTAAAGACATGGATGTAAAAGACGCAGTAGTAATTGTTGAAAGAGGTAGTGATGTAAAAGGAGAGTTATTGTATTTTTCAATCAAAGAAAACAATGCTGCAAATGCAGGTGCAAAAGCATTGATAGTGTATAATAATGAACCAGGATTTTTTTTGGGTGAATTAATTCATGAATTTATTGAGCCAGAATACAAACCACGAATTCCTGTAGTATCAATAGACAGAGATGATGGATTAGAAATTAAAGAATCAATCGACAATACAACTAATGCTACATTGAATTTGTTTTATAATCCAGATTTTGTAACTCACTTTAGTTCAAGAGGATCGGTTTCACCATTTTACATAAAGCCGGATTTGGTAGCACCTGGCGCATACATTAACACTACACAAAACAATGGCGGATATAACTTCACAAGCGGTACAAGTTATGCAGCTCCACATGTTAGTGGTGCTGCAGCATTATTAATACAAAAAAACCCTCAATTGCATCATCATGAACTCAAATCCATACTTTTGACGACCAGTAAGCCAGTTTCAGATGCCTATGAAAATGAATTCTCAATTAACGATGCAGGATCTGGAAGATTAGATATTGGAAATGCATATACTGCAAAACTAATCATCATGCCACCAAACTTTGTGGTCAATATGTCATCTGACAAATTGGTTGCAGAGCAACAATTGGAATTAAAATTGATTGGTGGTACACTGGATAATTTAGAAGTAGGATTTGAGGGACCAGAATTTATCAAATTCGCACACTTTCTTGAAGCAAATACATTACAAATTAAGATGAACATGATTGGAGAAAATTTTGGAGATCATGAGGGTAAAATAATAATCAAGCATGAAAATACAAGATACACAATTCCATTTTTACTTCACTACACACCAGGTTCAGTGTCAGTGACTCAACAAGATCAAAAACTATTCTTTGAGATCAATCATCCAGAAAAATGGAACTTTGCAAAAATTTCAGTCATAAACAGCAAAGATGGAAAAACAGAAACTACAACTACAACACCATTCAAAAAAACTTCAATTAAGATACATGAAAATGCAGAATACTGGATTGATGCCAAAATTAGAGTTGGTGAGAACTCATCAGATGCATACAATACAATTGAGATTAGTTCTATTTTAGAAAATCATAACCCATTAAACATGATCAGTCTTCCAGAAAAACAGATCACCATCATTGCAGGTATTATAGGTGTAATAGGAATAATTGGATTAGTTAAAAGAAGATAA
- the pckA gene encoding phosphoenolpyruvate carboxykinase (ATP), producing MSQLTRFGIKPSKVHRNLSVDEMVKLAVDKKEGVVNSTGSLSVNTGTYTGRSPDDRFIVYDDKTHDTIDWGKINHQFPTGKFEKLLEKMKQFVTDKELFVFDGFVGADPENRLPIRVINDHVWQSMFSRNLFIRPTTEELEKHEPEFTILCINDFHAVPEIDGTRTDVFIIIDLTKKIVLIGGTEYAGEMKKSMFGVMNFLMPERGIFPMHCSANIGEKDDTVLFFGLSGTGKTTLSADPNRKLIGDDEHGWSDNGTFNFEGGCYAKCINLSQEAEPEIWNAIRPGAVLENVVLKDNVPDYDDNSLTENTRVAYPLDFIPGAVFPSVGGNPRVIIFLTADALGVLPPVSRLTKEGAMYHFMSGYTSKLAGTERGIKEPKTVFSECFGAPFMPRPASVYAKLLGEKINQHNTVVYLINTGWSGGPYGVGKRVKIMYSRSMVTSALSGALDIVKYRHDDLFNLDIPTQVENVPSEILDPKNTWIDKDSYDLSAKKLAQMFIENFKKFENVSPEVIAAGPKLPK from the coding sequence CTGTCTCAATTAACTCGATTTGGAATCAAACCATCCAAAGTCCACCGAAATCTAAGTGTAGATGAAATGGTCAAATTGGCAGTAGATAAAAAAGAGGGTGTAGTAAACTCTACAGGCTCTTTATCTGTCAATACTGGAACATATACAGGCAGATCCCCTGATGATCGCTTTATTGTATATGATGATAAAACTCACGATACAATTGATTGGGGTAAGATCAACCACCAATTCCCAACTGGTAAATTTGAAAAATTGCTTGAAAAAATGAAACAATTTGTAACTGACAAGGAACTTTTTGTCTTTGATGGTTTTGTTGGTGCTGACCCAGAAAACCGTTTACCTATAAGAGTAATCAATGATCATGTTTGGCAAAGTATGTTTTCAAGAAATCTGTTTATCAGACCAACTACTGAAGAGCTAGAAAAACATGAACCAGAGTTTACGATTTTATGTATTAATGACTTTCATGCAGTTCCGGAAATTGATGGGACGCGTACTGATGTATTTATTATAATTGACTTGACTAAAAAAATTGTTTTAATCGGTGGTACAGAATATGCCGGTGAAATGAAAAAGTCAATGTTTGGTGTAATGAACTTCCTGATGCCTGAACGCGGTATTTTCCCAATGCATTGCTCTGCAAACATTGGTGAGAAAGATGACACTGTATTGTTCTTTGGATTATCAGGCACTGGTAAAACTACTCTCTCTGCAGATCCTAACAGAAAATTAATTGGTGATGATGAACATGGCTGGTCTGATAATGGTACTTTTAATTTCGAAGGTGGCTGTTATGCAAAATGTATTAATCTTAGCCAAGAGGCAGAACCAGAAATTTGGAATGCAATCAGGCCAGGTGCAGTTTTAGAAAATGTAGTTCTAAAAGATAATGTTCCAGATTATGATGATAATAGCTTAACAGAAAATACTCGTGTTGCTTACCCCTTGGACTTTATCCCAGGTGCAGTATTCCCAAGTGTTGGTGGTAATCCAAGAGTGATAATATTTTTGACTGCTGATGCATTGGGTGTCTTACCTCCAGTTTCTAGACTCACCAAAGAAGGCGCAATGTATCATTTCATGTCTGGTTACACCAGTAAGTTAGCAGGAACTGAAAGAGGGATCAAGGAACCCAAGACCGTATTTTCAGAGTGTTTTGGAGCACCTTTCATGCCTAGACCTGCATCAGTTTATGCCAAGTTATTAGGAGAAAAAATCAATCAACACAATACTGTAGTTTATCTTATCAATACTGGTTGGTCTGGTGGTCCCTATGGGGTTGGAAAGCGAGTCAAGATTATGTATAGTCGTAGTATGGTTACATCTGCTCTTTCAGGTGCATTGGATATTGTAAAATATCGTCACGATGATCTGTTTAATCTTGATATTCCCACTCAGGTGGAAAATGTCCCATCTGAAATTTTAGATCCAAAAAATACTTGGATTGATAAAGATTCGTATGATCTTTCTGCAAAAAAATTAGCTCAGATGTTTATTGAAAACTTTAAGAAATTTGAAAACGTATCACCTGAAGTAATTGCTGCAGGTCCTAAACTTCCAAAATAG
- a CDS encoding 50S ribosomal protein L32e, with the protein MVINKELVAKRKEIKGHNPDFARPESWRYVRLQTNWRKPKGIDHHQRKQKSRGRPGLVKIGFGGPKESRGLHPSGYTDNLVYNLSDLEKLDPKKDGVRFGHSVGTRKRKEIIVKAIESKFKIFNARVSAIGSKS; encoded by the coding sequence ATGGTCATCAACAAAGAATTGGTTGCAAAGAGGAAGGAAATCAAAGGACATAATCCTGATTTTGCCAGACCAGAGAGTTGGCGTTATGTAAGGCTTCAAACAAACTGGAGAAAGCCAAAAGGAATTGATCATCATCAAAGAAAACAAAAGAGTAGAGGCCGCCCAGGTCTTGTCAAAATAGGATTTGGAGGACCAAAAGAGTCTAGAGGATTGCATCCATCAGGATATACAGATAACCTAGTTTACAACTTAAGTGATTTAGAAAAACTAGATCCAAAAAAAGACGGCGTCAGATTTGGACATAGTGTTGGTACTAGAAAGAGAAAAGAGATTATCGTTAAAGCAATTGAAAGCAAGTTTAAAATTTTTAATGCAAGAGTGAGTGCAATTGGTAGTAAATCTTAG
- a CDS encoding 50S ribosomal protein L19e, whose translation MVVNLRAKKRLASRVAGVGIHRIKFDTDHLDDVADAITRQNIRSLITANTIKIKPIVGTSKGRAHKKKAQKNKRGTTQGSKQGRKGARVGKKEVYVAKVRALRRLLKIAKDRKDLTNPEFWALYKKVGGNTVRNKAHLRMLMDEIKEKRQN comes from the coding sequence TTGGTAGTAAATCTTAGAGCTAAGAAAAGATTGGCATCCAGAGTTGCCGGGGTTGGAATTCATAGAATAAAATTTGACACTGATCATTTAGATGATGTTGCAGATGCAATTACTAGACAAAACATTAGAAGTCTAATTACTGCTAACACTATCAAAATTAAACCAATTGTTGGAACATCCAAAGGCAGGGCACATAAAAAGAAAGCTCAGAAGAACAAGAGAGGAACAACTCAGGGATCTAAACAAGGCAGAAAAGGTGCAAGAGTTGGCAAGAAGGAAGTATATGTTGCAAAGGTTCGTGCATTAAGACGATTATTGAAAATTGCAAAAGATAGAAAAGATTTGACTAATCCAGAATTCTGGGCATTATACAAAAAGGTTGGAGGAAATACTGTTAGAAACAAAGCTCACCTTAGAATGCTCATGGATGAGATTAAAGAGAAAAGGCAAAATTAG
- a CDS encoding MGMT family protein produces the protein MNLQQKIYKKLLKVPKGQITTYGDLAKAVGLKNGQRVVGQIMNKNPYPVIIPCHRVVMSTGKIGGYAYGEHVKTKMLNDEGIQIENGKIVNLKNTLYRF, from the coding sequence TTGAATCTCCAACAAAAAATTTACAAAAAACTACTTAAAGTACCAAAAGGCCAAATCACAACTTATGGTGATCTTGCAAAAGCTGTTGGATTGAAAAATGGACAGCGAGTTGTCGGACAAATAATGAACAAAAATCCATACCCTGTGATCATCCCATGTCATAGAGTTGTAATGTCTACTGGTAAAATCGGTGGATATGCATATGGAGAACATGTTAAGACAAAGATGCTAAATGATGAAGGAATACAAATTGAAAACGGCAAGATTGTAAACTTGAAAAATACTCTTTACAGATTCTAA